Proteins encoded in a region of the Novipirellula artificiosorum genome:
- a CDS encoding DUF5060 domain-containing protein, whose translation MKRFATTLIALAAMVMGTKTYSDEFTSPIATADLVFEEVDGVVAVEAEHFYEQKVTDKRAWYITSSKKAPDLKPDADDSHAAGASGGAYVETLPDTRKNHGEKLISGENFTDKAGLLAILSYKVHIKNPGRYYVWVRSYSTGSEDNGVHVGLDGQWPESGKRWQTVKKNNWEWECKQRTPQVHTGVPMQLFLDIDTAGEHEILFSMREDGFEMDKFVLASDKNFKPEGQGPQLKVKSGKLPDAFPEVAQETAAKKESFVLGAPLTLPRQSDGNGEVSISGELKQWHKVTLTLDGPFANERDAQPNAFTDLAFNVTFTHQSGSPSYTVPGYFAADGDAGNSGADSGTKWRAHLSPDKTGTWKYAVSFMQGKNAALDGSGEALKAFDGANGSFDVSESDKSGRDFRSEGRLQYVGKHHLQFAGSKRYFLKAGPDSPETLLAYVDFDNHPTDQRKKVPLKTFKPHLADWKSGDPSWGAGKGKGLIGSLNYLADKGVNAFSFLTYNASGDGDNVWPFIQRDAKMHYDCSKLDQWAVVLDHATNLGLHLHFKLQENEMDDNRLGPERKERSVPESLDGGKLGPERKLYCREMIARFSHELALNWNIGEENTQSSEEIRDMVQYLNDTDPYKHNIVIHTFPPQQEKVYNPLLGNKSQLTGVSLQNSWNRVHQQTLHWLRASKSADRPWVVANDEQNPAGLGVPADPGYKGHDGVAQEENTKGSKAEGNFKSKPYNLHDIRKLTLWGNLMAGGAGVEYYFGYSLPENDLKLEDFRSRDKSWDYCRIALQFFSENKIPIAEMVSSNSLIGNDDDDNSKYCLAKSGELYLVYLPGGGTTELNLADANGSFRVDWYNPREGGPLVGGSVTKVNGGSKVSLGAPPADADQDWLVMIRR comes from the coding sequence ATGAAACGATTTGCAACCACTTTGATCGCCTTAGCGGCGATGGTGATGGGAACGAAGACTTATTCCGATGAATTCACATCACCGATTGCGACTGCCGACCTGGTTTTCGAAGAGGTGGATGGCGTCGTTGCCGTCGAGGCTGAACACTTTTACGAGCAAAAGGTCACCGACAAGCGAGCTTGGTACATCACGTCTTCAAAGAAAGCGCCCGATCTGAAACCCGACGCGGATGATTCGCACGCCGCCGGCGCGAGTGGCGGTGCTTACGTGGAGACTCTGCCTGACACTCGGAAGAACCATGGAGAGAAGCTGATTTCGGGCGAGAACTTTACGGACAAGGCCGGGCTGCTAGCGATCCTCAGTTACAAGGTTCACATCAAGAATCCGGGTCGTTACTACGTTTGGGTTCGTTCGTATTCAACAGGTTCGGAAGACAATGGCGTGCATGTTGGGCTCGACGGCCAGTGGCCTGAATCGGGCAAGCGCTGGCAAACCGTCAAAAAGAACAATTGGGAGTGGGAATGCAAGCAGCGGACGCCTCAAGTCCACACCGGCGTGCCCATGCAATTGTTCCTAGACATTGATACAGCAGGTGAACACGAAATCTTGTTTTCGATGCGCGAAGATGGTTTTGAAATGGACAAGTTTGTGTTGGCAAGCGACAAAAACTTCAAGCCTGAAGGTCAAGGTCCCCAACTCAAAGTGAAATCCGGCAAGTTGCCCGACGCCTTCCCGGAAGTGGCTCAAGAGACTGCTGCCAAGAAAGAGAGCTTCGTTTTGGGAGCCCCACTTACCCTGCCACGCCAGAGCGATGGCAATGGCGAAGTATCGATCAGCGGCGAGCTCAAGCAATGGCATAAGGTAACGCTTACTCTAGACGGTCCGTTCGCTAATGAACGCGACGCACAGCCCAACGCGTTCACGGACCTCGCCTTCAATGTCACTTTTACACACCAGTCTGGTTCGCCGAGTTACACGGTTCCGGGTTACTTTGCCGCCGACGGAGACGCAGGAAACAGCGGGGCCGATTCGGGTACCAAGTGGCGAGCCCATCTCTCGCCCGATAAGACGGGAACTTGGAAGTATGCGGTCTCGTTTATGCAAGGCAAGAATGCCGCACTGGATGGCAGCGGTGAAGCCTTAAAAGCGTTTGACGGAGCTAACGGCAGCTTCGATGTATCCGAGTCGGATAAGTCCGGTCGCGATTTTCGTAGCGAAGGAAGACTTCAATACGTTGGCAAGCACCATCTGCAATTCGCTGGATCGAAGCGGTACTTTTTAAAGGCTGGGCCCGATTCGCCGGAGACGTTATTGGCTTATGTCGATTTCGACAATCATCCCACTGATCAACGAAAAAAGGTACCGCTGAAGACTTTCAAACCACACCTGGCGGATTGGAAGTCGGGGGATCCGTCTTGGGGAGCTGGCAAGGGCAAGGGACTCATTGGCTCGCTGAATTATCTCGCCGACAAGGGCGTCAATGCCTTCTCGTTTCTCACCTACAACGCATCGGGGGATGGAGATAACGTGTGGCCCTTTATTCAGCGCGATGCCAAAATGCACTACGATTGCTCGAAGCTCGATCAATGGGCTGTAGTGCTGGATCACGCGACCAACCTGGGTTTGCACCTCCATTTCAAACTTCAAGAAAATGAAATGGACGACAACCGACTCGGACCGGAACGAAAGGAACGCAGCGTTCCCGAATCGCTTGACGGCGGAAAGCTGGGGCCCGAACGCAAGTTGTATTGCCGTGAAATGATCGCCCGGTTTAGCCATGAACTGGCACTGAACTGGAACATCGGCGAAGAGAACACTCAAAGCAGCGAAGAGATTCGTGACATGGTTCAGTACCTGAATGACACGGATCCCTACAAACACAACATCGTCATTCATACGTTCCCGCCACAGCAAGAGAAAGTGTACAATCCGCTTTTGGGAAACAAGTCACAACTAACGGGCGTCTCGTTGCAGAATTCATGGAATAGGGTTCACCAGCAAACGTTGCATTGGCTACGAGCTTCGAAATCGGCCGATCGTCCTTGGGTGGTTGCAAACGACGAGCAAAATCCGGCCGGGCTAGGTGTGCCTGCCGACCCTGGTTACAAAGGTCATGACGGCGTTGCTCAGGAAGAAAACACCAAGGGCTCGAAAGCGGAAGGCAACTTCAAGTCCAAGCCGTATAACCTTCACGACATTCGAAAGCTCACGCTGTGGGGCAATCTGATGGCCGGTGGCGCGGGCGTTGAATACTACTTTGGTTATTCGTTGCCAGAAAACGATCTCAAGCTGGAAGACTTTCGCAGTCGCGACAAGAGCTGGGATTACTGTCGTATTGCTCTTCAGTTCTTCTCTGAAAACAAAATTCCTATTGCCGAAATGGTCAGTAGCAATTCGCTCATTGGTAACGATGACGATGACAACTCCAAGTATTGCTTGGCAAAATCCGGAGAGCTCTACCTGGTCTATTTGCCCGGTGGTGGCACGACCGAGTTGAACCTAGCCGATGCCAACGGTTCATTTCGAGTCGACTGGTACAATCCGCGTGAAGGCGGACCACTCGTCGGTGGCAGTGTCACCAAGGTAAATGGCGGAAGTAAGGTATCGCTCGGAGCGCCACCCGCGGACGCCGATCAAGACTGGCTTGTCATGATTCGGCGTTGA
- a CDS encoding isocitrate/isopropylmalate dehydrogenase family protein, with the protein MNRYRIAGLPGDGIGPECFEAALLVMRAVEKQHDLKLDIEAFSAGAEHFRSHGEALPKHVLDECLKADAVLLAAIGLPDVRRPDGTEVQPEMMMGLRRALGLYAAVRPVKLYPGVNSPLNTATHGIDMVILRENLEGLFASFDGGCILNDTVASDTLMITREGTQRVVDFAFRLAQSRQGRPSDGKRKVTCVDKANVFRSFAFFRKVFFEVAECHPDIEADAVYVDAMSLFMVTSPSQWDVLVMENQFGDILSDLGAGIVGGLGLAPSAEMGDKHALFQPSHGSAPQLAGKNVANPLATILSAGMMLRYLGDRHSDPKADAAGKAIESAVMRLLAEQKHRTADLGGTSSTSQVAQAVVDQLAHGNAS; encoded by the coding sequence ATGAATCGTTATCGAATCGCTGGTCTTCCGGGCGACGGAATCGGACCGGAGTGTTTTGAAGCCGCACTTTTGGTGATGCGAGCCGTCGAAAAACAACACGACTTGAAGTTAGACATCGAAGCTTTCTCGGCGGGTGCCGAGCACTTTCGCAGTCACGGCGAAGCTTTGCCCAAACATGTTTTAGATGAGTGCTTGAAAGCCGACGCAGTGCTATTGGCTGCGATTGGCTTGCCCGATGTGCGTCGACCCGATGGCACCGAAGTGCAACCCGAAATGATGATGGGTTTGCGTCGAGCATTGGGACTGTATGCTGCCGTGCGACCAGTGAAACTTTATCCAGGAGTGAATAGCCCACTCAACACGGCGACGCACGGAATCGACATGGTCATTCTGCGCGAAAATTTGGAAGGGTTGTTTGCATCGTTTGATGGAGGCTGCATCCTGAACGATACCGTCGCCAGCGACACCCTAATGATCACTCGCGAGGGGACTCAGCGCGTGGTGGACTTTGCTTTTCGACTGGCTCAATCTCGCCAGGGACGACCCAGCGATGGTAAGCGAAAGGTGACGTGCGTCGACAAAGCCAACGTGTTTCGAAGCTTTGCGTTCTTCCGCAAAGTGTTCTTCGAAGTGGCCGAGTGTCATCCCGACATTGAAGCCGATGCCGTATATGTAGACGCGATGAGTTTGTTCATGGTCACGTCGCCCAGCCAATGGGACGTGCTTGTCATGGAAAACCAATTTGGTGACATCTTGTCCGATTTGGGCGCCGGCATCGTCGGCGGTCTCGGTCTAGCGCCGTCGGCCGAGATGGGTGACAAACATGCTCTGTTTCAACCGTCTCACGGTTCGGCACCTCAACTTGCCGGCAAGAACGTTGCCAACCCGCTGGCAACGATCCTTTCCGCTGGCATGATGCTGCGATACTTAGGCGATCGGCATTCGGATCCCAAAGCAGACGCTGCTGGAAAGGCGATCGAATCTGCGGTGATGAGATTGCTTGCCGAGCAAAAACATCGCACGGCAGATTTGGGAGGAACATCGTCAACTTCCCAAGTTGCACAGGCAGTGGTGGATCAACTGGCGCATGGGAATGCGTCGTGA
- a CDS encoding cyclase family protein: MTHTMKMEFDEHSKVYRGLLIGAGYFSRFHLDAWQRLANAEIVGICDFDIEKAHAAASAYGIPSVFADVGQALQCDDLDFVDIATQPQGRFEIVRQVVTRGLPMICQKPIADDFAGASRLLDWIQTQQSVFMVHENFRFQPWYREIKRMLEANAIGDRLHTITMRTRMGDGWGEDAYLNRQPYFRTMPRMLMHETGIHFADTFRYLAGEVSQCSGDLRRLNSDIQGEDTGAFMLRFASGAVGVWDASRYNESLSEDPLYTFGELSVEANGGSLWMDGQGNITIKPLGQPAYMHPYERSQLGFAGDCVYACQKHFLDVLAGNAACETSPSEYLKSLRVIESVYESARHDCFVPVDALKSTSRRPQRTVIDLSLPVDNDMRGVAIKPAKTIEKEGWNATTLELYSHAGTHMDAPVHFVHGGKTLDQRDLSVCCGPARIVNLAPASPRQLHTIDDITRAIGEVYPGDRLLFRTDWYKRYGTPEYRDELPRVSIELAQWLVKQQVAMIGVEPPSVADVNNITELTSVHQTLFHGGVLIVEGLANLDRLTQPEVEFIALPLCIIGGDGCPVRAIAIEEDEANL; the protein is encoded by the coding sequence ATGACCCATACAATGAAAATGGAATTCGACGAGCATTCCAAGGTATACCGTGGCTTGCTGATCGGAGCGGGCTACTTCAGTCGCTTTCACCTTGATGCCTGGCAGCGTCTTGCCAACGCAGAAATTGTCGGCATCTGTGATTTTGATATCGAGAAAGCTCATGCCGCAGCCAGCGCATACGGCATCCCTTCCGTTTTCGCTGACGTTGGCCAAGCACTGCAATGCGATGACCTGGACTTCGTAGATATTGCGACTCAGCCGCAAGGACGATTTGAGATTGTGCGACAGGTGGTTACTCGCGGACTGCCGATGATTTGTCAAAAGCCGATTGCAGATGATTTCGCGGGCGCGAGTCGACTGCTCGATTGGATCCAAACCCAACAGTCAGTCTTCATGGTCCATGAAAACTTTCGGTTTCAGCCTTGGTACCGCGAAATCAAACGAATGCTCGAGGCCAATGCAATTGGCGATCGGTTGCATACCATCACCATGCGCACTCGCATGGGAGATGGCTGGGGCGAGGATGCGTACCTCAACCGTCAACCCTATTTTCGGACCATGCCCCGCATGTTGATGCACGAAACGGGCATTCATTTTGCCGATACCTTTCGCTATCTGGCGGGCGAAGTCAGCCAGTGTTCGGGAGATCTTCGTCGGCTCAACAGCGATATCCAAGGCGAGGACACTGGCGCGTTTATGCTCCGATTTGCCAGCGGTGCGGTCGGTGTTTGGGATGCGAGTCGCTACAACGAATCGCTTTCGGAAGATCCACTTTATACCTTTGGTGAATTGTCCGTCGAAGCCAACGGCGGCAGTTTGTGGATGGACGGCCAAGGCAACATTACGATCAAGCCTTTGGGACAACCTGCTTACATGCATCCCTATGAGCGATCCCAGCTTGGTTTCGCAGGCGATTGCGTTTATGCGTGCCAAAAACATTTCTTGGATGTCTTGGCAGGCAATGCAGCATGCGAGACATCACCGTCGGAATACTTGAAATCTTTACGAGTCATCGAGTCCGTTTACGAATCAGCTCGCCACGATTGTTTTGTGCCGGTCGATGCCCTGAAGAGTACGAGTCGTCGGCCACAGCGAACGGTCATTGATCTGAGTTTGCCGGTGGACAACGACATGCGAGGCGTCGCGATCAAGCCTGCCAAGACGATCGAGAAAGAGGGTTGGAACGCGACCACGCTGGAACTCTATTCGCATGCCGGAACCCACATGGATGCACCAGTGCATTTCGTGCACGGCGGAAAGACGCTCGATCAGCGAGATCTATCTGTTTGTTGTGGACCAGCTCGAATCGTAAATTTGGCGCCCGCGAGCCCTCGCCAATTGCATACGATCGACGATATTACTCGAGCGATCGGTGAAGTTTACCCCGGCGATCGACTCTTGTTCCGGACGGATTGGTACAAACGATATGGGACGCCTGAGTATCGTGACGAATTGCCTCGCGTGTCTATCGAGCTGGCACAGTGGTTGGTAAAGCAGCAAGTCGCGATGATCGGCGTCGAGCCACCTTCGGTCGCTGATGTCAATAACATAACAGAGCTGACCAGCGTTCATCAAACATTGTTTCATGGAGGTGTGTTGATTGTCGAAGGACTGGCCAACCTTGATCGGCTCACTCAACCTGAAGTTGAGTTCATTGCACTTCCGCTGTGCATCATCGGAGGCGATGGTTGTCCCGTTCGAGCCATCGCGATCGAGGAAGATGAGGCGAACTTATGA
- a CDS encoding four-carbon acid sugar kinase family protein, with product MSQPLLGCIADDYTGATDVAGMLSRAGLNVIQCFGIPSQSDDLRDADAIVVALKSRSIAPAEAVKLSLEALAFLQTLGAERIFFKYCSTFDSTAQGNIGPVADALASKLDAKQVLFCPAFPENGRTVYCGHLFVHGVPLHESGMQHHPLTPMTDSNLVRVLQAQSQRKVATLSLQETLPNPDAPAHFMVDAITNVDLQRVAQLATHHRLLTGGSAVASLWAKTLLGRRLEKPDPRTPSRPVSSHQHDRCIVLAGSCSEATRNQIAEFEKSYPVLHLDLASFASVEAVVAAAVLYETYVDAPAFDIHRETTHFAEFNETVTPWVQSKEVRRLTLLEGV from the coding sequence ATGAGCCAGCCTTTGTTGGGATGCATTGCGGATGATTACACTGGTGCCACGGATGTGGCGGGGATGTTGTCGCGAGCGGGACTGAACGTAATTCAGTGCTTTGGAATCCCTTCCCAGTCAGATGACTTGCGCGATGCCGATGCCATCGTGGTCGCGCTGAAGTCTCGTTCGATCGCTCCTGCCGAAGCAGTCAAGCTCTCGCTGGAGGCTTTGGCGTTTTTGCAGACTCTTGGCGCGGAACGGATCTTCTTCAAATACTGTTCGACGTTTGACTCAACGGCTCAAGGGAATATCGGCCCGGTAGCTGATGCACTGGCAAGCAAACTGGACGCCAAGCAAGTTTTGTTTTGTCCTGCGTTTCCCGAAAATGGGCGAACGGTTTACTGCGGCCATTTGTTTGTTCACGGTGTCCCTTTGCATGAAAGCGGCATGCAACATCATCCGTTGACACCGATGACCGATAGCAATTTGGTAAGGGTATTGCAGGCACAATCACAGCGAAAGGTAGCCACACTATCGCTTCAAGAAACGTTGCCGAATCCTGACGCACCGGCGCACTTCATGGTCGATGCGATCACCAATGTCGACTTGCAGCGGGTGGCTCAGTTGGCCACCCACCACCGATTGTTGACAGGCGGCTCGGCAGTCGCCTCTCTTTGGGCAAAGACATTGTTAGGGCGCCGCTTAGAGAAACCCGATCCGAGAACCCCATCAAGGCCCGTCTCGAGTCATCAACACGATCGTTGCATCGTGCTGGCTGGCAGTTGCTCGGAAGCAACCCGAAATCAGATTGCGGAATTTGAGAAGTCTTATCCTGTATTGCATCTCGATTTGGCTTCGTTCGCAAGCGTCGAAGCGGTCGTTGCGGCCGCTGTCCTCTACGAAACCTATGTAGACGCTCCAGCGTTTGACATCCACCGCGAAACGACTCACTTTGCAGAGTTCAATGAAACGGTAACCCCTTGGGTGCAATCGAAAGAAGTTCGGCGACTGACACTGTTGGAAGGAGTTTGA